A portion of the Flavobacterium limnophilum genome contains these proteins:
- the alaS gene encoding alanine--tRNA ligase, translating into MKSQDVRKQFLDFFESKGHLIVPSAPIVLKNDPTLMFNNSGMAQFKEYFLGNATPKSKRIADTQKCLRVSGKHNDLEEVGIDTYHHTMFEMLGNWSFGDYFKKEAINWAWELLTEVYKIPKDILYVSVFEGNAEENVPFDQEAYDIWKTLIDEDRIILGNKKDNFWEMGDQGPCGPCSEIHVDIRSAEEKALVSGKSLVNNDHPHVVEIWNNVFMEFNRKADGSLEKLPAQHVDTGMGFERLCMVLQGVQSNYDTDVFTPLIREIELITGAKYTIKASNEEEDKVNIAIRVIADHVRAVAFSIADGQLPSNTGAGYVIRRILRRAIRYGFTFLNTKEPFIYKLVETLSTQMGGSFPEIKSQKTLCTNVIREEENSFLRTLDQGLVLLENIIANSKETVISGKKAFELFDTYGFPIDLTALILSEKGLSLDEAAFEAELQKQKERSRAASKVKAGDWQILVDDEEQEFIGYDYTEAKVKITRYRKVESVKDGEIYQLVFNMTPFYPEGGGQVGDVGVLETANGDVIYIIDTKKENNQIIHFTKELPANLTEIFKVIVGPDLRRKSAANHSATHLMHQALRSILGTHVEQKGSLVNSRNLRFDFSHFSKMTDDELTQVEDFVNARIQEQLPLIERRNIPFQQAVDEGAMALFGEKYGDTVRAIKFGESMELCGGIHVKNTAEIWHFKIISEGAVAAGIRRIEAITSDAVKAYFETQENTLSEVKSVLKNPQDVIKTVHSLQDENAKLKKQLEVLLKDKAKNMKGELAQELQEVNGVQFLAKQVDLSPEGAKDLAYELGTLGTNLFLVLATAEEGKPMLSCYISKELVAEKNLNAGAVVRELGKFIQGGGGGQPFFATAGGKKVEGIQEALSKAIDFVK; encoded by the coding sequence ATGAAATCACAAGACGTACGCAAACAATTTCTGGATTTTTTCGAAAGCAAAGGACATTTAATAGTTCCATCAGCGCCAATAGTGCTCAAAAACGACCCAACCCTGATGTTCAACAACTCGGGAATGGCACAGTTCAAAGAATATTTTTTGGGTAACGCCACGCCGAAAAGCAAAAGAATTGCCGATACACAAAAATGTCTTCGAGTTTCCGGAAAACACAACGATTTAGAGGAAGTTGGTATTGATACCTACCACCACACAATGTTCGAAATGTTGGGGAACTGGTCTTTTGGCGATTATTTCAAAAAAGAAGCCATCAACTGGGCTTGGGAATTATTGACCGAAGTGTATAAAATACCAAAAGACATTCTTTACGTTTCCGTTTTTGAAGGAAATGCCGAAGAAAACGTTCCTTTCGACCAAGAAGCATACGATATTTGGAAAACCTTAATCGATGAAGACCGAATTATTCTTGGAAACAAGAAAGACAATTTCTGGGAAATGGGCGATCAAGGGCCTTGCGGACCCTGTTCCGAAATTCACGTGGACATTCGTTCTGCCGAAGAAAAAGCCTTGGTTTCAGGAAAATCATTGGTAAACAATGACCATCCACACGTTGTCGAGATTTGGAACAACGTATTTATGGAATTCAACCGTAAAGCCGATGGTTCATTGGAAAAATTGCCGGCACAACACGTCGATACCGGAATGGGATTCGAAAGATTGTGTATGGTTTTGCAAGGCGTTCAGTCTAACTATGACACTGATGTTTTTACACCACTTATTAGAGAAATCGAATTAATTACAGGAGCAAAATATACCATAAAAGCATCCAACGAAGAAGAAGATAAAGTAAATATTGCCATTCGCGTCATTGCAGATCACGTTCGTGCAGTTGCTTTCTCCATTGCCGATGGTCAATTGCCGTCTAATACTGGAGCGGGTTACGTAATTCGCAGGATTTTGCGTCGCGCCATTCGTTACGGTTTTACCTTTCTGAATACAAAAGAACCATTTATATATAAATTGGTTGAAACTTTGAGTACACAAATGGGAGGTTCGTTCCCAGAAATAAAATCGCAAAAAACACTTTGCACCAACGTGATTCGAGAAGAAGAAAATTCTTTTTTAAGAACCTTGGATCAAGGTTTGGTTTTGTTGGAAAATATAATTGCCAATTCAAAAGAAACTGTTATTTCAGGTAAAAAAGCGTTTGAACTGTTTGATACCTATGGTTTTCCAATCGATTTGACGGCTTTGATTCTTTCCGAAAAAGGATTGAGTTTAGACGAAGCGGCTTTCGAAGCGGAATTGCAAAAACAAAAAGAGCGTTCTCGTGCGGCTTCCAAAGTGAAAGCTGGAGATTGGCAGATTTTGGTCGATGACGAAGAACAAGAGTTTATAGGATATGATTATACGGAAGCAAAAGTAAAAATCACTCGTTATAGAAAGGTAGAAAGTGTAAAAGACGGCGAGATTTACCAATTGGTTTTCAATATGACACCATTTTATCCAGAAGGGGGAGGACAAGTCGGAGATGTCGGGGTTCTTGAAACCGCCAACGGAGATGTTATTTATATAATTGATACCAAAAAAGAAAACAACCAGATAATTCATTTTACAAAAGAATTACCGGCTAATTTGACCGAGATTTTCAAAGTAATCGTTGGGCCAGATTTAAGACGCAAATCGGCGGCAAATCACTCAGCTACACACTTGATGCATCAAGCTTTGAGAAGTATTCTTGGAACTCACGTGGAACAAAAAGGGTCTTTGGTAAATTCTAGAAATTTGCGTTTCGATTTTTCTCATTTCTCTAAAATGACAGATGATGAATTGACTCAAGTGGAAGATTTTGTTAACGCCAGAATTCAAGAGCAATTGCCTTTGATAGAAAGAAGAAATATTCCTTTCCAGCAAGCTGTTGACGAAGGCGCAATGGCTTTGTTTGGTGAAAAATATGGCGATACCGTTCGTGCCATCAAGTTTGGGGAAAGTATGGAATTGTGTGGAGGAATTCACGTAAAAAACACGGCAGAAATTTGGCATTTCAAAATTATTTCAGAAGGCGCCGTTGCAGCAGGAATTCGTCGTATCGAAGCGATTACCAGCGATGCAGTGAAGGCCTATTTTGAAACTCAGGAAAATACTTTGAGCGAGGTTAAATCGGTTTTGAAAAATCCTCAAGATGTAATCAAAACGGTTCATTCGTTGCAAGATGAAAATGCGAAATTGAAAAAACAATTGGAGGTTTTGTTGAAAGATAAAGCCAAAAACATGAAAGGAGAATTGGCTCAGGAACTTCAAGAAGTTAACGGTGTACAATTCCTTGCCAAACAAGTCGATTTGAGTCCAGAAGGGGCAAAGGATTTGGCTTATGAACTGGGGACTTTAGGAACAAACTTATTCTTGGTACTCGCAACAGCCGAAGAAGGAAAACCAATGTTGAGCTGTTATATTTCGAAAGAATTAGTTGCCGAGAAAAATCTAAATGCAGGAGCCGTGGTTCGTGAGTTAGGGAAATTCATCCAAGGTGGAGGTGGTGGTCAGCCATTTTTTGCAACCGCAGGAGGTAAAAAAGTGGAAGGAATCCAGGAAGCTTTGTCAAAAGCGATTGATTTTGTGAAATAA
- a CDS encoding bifunctional folylpolyglutamate synthase/dihydrofolate synthase gives MNYQETINWMFNQLPMYQLQGASAYKKDLTNAYLLANHLGNPEKNLKCIHVAGTNGKGSTSHMLASVLQESGYKVGLYTSPHLKDYRERIKINGDEISEDFVCEFINKNKTFFEANDMSFFEMTVGLAFDYFAKEKVDIAIIEVGMGGRLDATNIITPLVSAITNIALDHTQFLGNTLESIAYEKAGIIKPGIPVVIGEYTNETKPVFLAKAKENNSKIYFASDLIHENHPSDLIGDYQVHNKKTVLQTIAVINAQNDFKIHETNIKSGLLNVVKNTGLKGRWQKLGESPKIICDTAHNKNGLEIVMKQIQKEKYDTLHIVLGVVNDKDLDEVLPLFPTAAIYYFCKPNIPRGLEAVLLQEKAQKFNLKGKTYHSVTEAYDASRNMATKNDFVFVGGSTFVVAELPLNTAI, from the coding sequence ATGAACTACCAAGAAACCATAAACTGGATGTTTAATCAATTGCCAATGTACCAACTTCAGGGCGCTTCGGCATATAAAAAAGATTTGACCAACGCCTATTTGCTGGCCAATCATCTTGGCAATCCAGAGAAAAATCTTAAATGCATTCACGTGGCAGGCACAAACGGCAAAGGATCCACCTCGCACATGTTGGCATCCGTCCTTCAGGAATCCGGATATAAAGTTGGCTTGTATACTTCTCCCCACTTAAAAGATTATAGGGAACGCATCAAAATTAACGGAGACGAAATTTCGGAAGATTTTGTTTGTGAATTCATCAACAAAAACAAGACTTTTTTTGAAGCCAACGATATGAGTTTCTTCGAAATGACCGTTGGTTTGGCTTTCGATTATTTTGCCAAAGAAAAGGTGGACATCGCCATAATAGAAGTTGGAATGGGCGGAAGATTGGATGCCACCAATATTATTACGCCATTGGTCTCGGCAATTACAAACATTGCATTGGACCATACCCAATTTCTGGGAAACACCCTCGAATCCATCGCTTACGAAAAAGCCGGAATCATCAAACCCGGAATTCCTGTTGTAATAGGAGAATACACAAATGAAACAAAACCTGTTTTTTTGGCCAAAGCCAAGGAAAATAATTCGAAAATCTATTTTGCATCGGATTTAATTCACGAAAACCATCCATCCGATTTAATTGGAGATTATCAAGTTCACAACAAAAAAACAGTGTTGCAAACCATTGCGGTAATAAATGCCCAGAATGATTTTAAAATTCACGAAACAAACATCAAATCGGGTTTATTAAATGTCGTGAAAAACACGGGACTCAAAGGAAGATGGCAAAAACTGGGCGAATCACCAAAAATTATTTGTGACACGGCCCACAACAAAAATGGATTGGAAATTGTGATGAAGCAAATTCAAAAAGAAAAATACGACACTTTACATATTGTCTTGGGTGTGGTCAACGACAAGGATCTGGATGAAGTTTTGCCTCTTTTCCCTACCGCTGCCATTTACTATTTCTGCAAACCTAACATTCCTCGTGGGCTAGAAGCAGTTCTTCTGCAAGAGAAGGCCCAAAAATTCAACCTAAAAGGAAAAACATACCACTCAGTAACAGAAGCTTATGACGCATCAAGGAATATGGCCACAAAAAATGATTTTGTTTTTGTGGGAGGAAGTACCTTTGTAGTGGCTGAACTACCATTAAACACGGCAATTTAA
- a CDS encoding energy transducer TonB family protein has translation MKILETEYEKKSFALTTVLFILLFLLLLFLKLAVDTVPDKLEGGGGGEIAINFGNSELGSGKNYQSKDLSAPTVKAIPIKSTTTAEKVLTQETTEAPIISQTKNPEKTITKPIVKEAPKPSKSTSDALSSIMNGSNKSGDGNDKSGGNKGKLNGDPNAKGYNGGGGSGTGTGLGNGSGYGTGSGSGTGSGNGWRLSGRKLSSSGKVHQKCNEYGTVVVQITVNRNGDVIAAKYSKGTTNTDPCLIEPALATAKKHKWQADSNAPETQIGFITVIFKSSE, from the coding sequence ATGAAAATTTTAGAAACCGAATACGAAAAAAAATCATTTGCCCTGACAACAGTATTATTCATACTGCTGTTCTTGTTATTGTTGTTTCTAAAACTGGCCGTGGATACCGTTCCCGACAAACTCGAAGGCGGTGGCGGCGGAGAAATTGCCATCAATTTTGGGAACAGTGAACTGGGTTCGGGAAAAAATTACCAATCCAAAGACTTGTCGGCACCAACTGTAAAAGCAATTCCAATTAAATCGACAACAACCGCAGAAAAAGTCTTGACACAGGAAACCACGGAAGCACCCATCATTTCGCAAACAAAAAATCCCGAAAAAACAATCACCAAACCCATAGTCAAGGAGGCTCCAAAACCATCAAAATCAACATCGGATGCACTATCAAGCATTATGAATGGCTCCAATAAATCAGGTGACGGAAACGACAAATCTGGAGGGAATAAAGGAAAACTAAATGGCGACCCAAATGCAAAAGGTTATAATGGCGGAGGTGGATCAGGAACCGGAACTGGACTTGGAAACGGTAGCGGTTATGGTACTGGTTCAGGAAGTGGAACAGGTTCTGGAAACGGATGGAGATTGAGTGGCAGGAAATTAAGCAGCAGCGGAAAAGTGCATCAAAAGTGCAATGAATATGGAACGGTTGTAGTTCAAATTACGGTAAACCGAAATGGCGATGTAATTGCAGCAAAATATTCAAAAGGGACAACAAATACCGACCCTTGTTTAATTGAACCCGCATTGGCAACAGCCAAAAAACACAAATGGCAAGCTGACTCAAATGCACCAGAAACGCAAATAGGATTTATTACCGTAATTTTTAAATCTTCGGAATAA
- a CDS encoding ExbD/TolR family protein translates to MNLRGRNRVSAEFNMSSMTDIVFLLLIFFMIASTTIVSNNALDLVLPKSSGKSEEVKNVSVSVNKNLEYFIDKDQFAENTLEEKLKTMLANQADPTILLHVEEGVPIEKAVTVMDIAYRNKFKIVLAVSPK, encoded by the coding sequence ATGAATTTAAGAGGAAGAAATAGAGTCTCGGCTGAATTCAATATGTCATCCATGACGGATATCGTGTTTTTGTTGCTTATCTTTTTCATGATTGCATCCACAACCATCGTCTCAAATAACGCACTGGATCTAGTCCTGCCAAAATCATCCGGCAAATCCGAGGAGGTGAAAAATGTTTCGGTAAGTGTCAATAAAAATCTGGAATACTTCATCGACAAAGATCAATTTGCCGAAAACACTTTGGAAGAAAAGCTGAAAACGATGCTTGCCAACCAAGCCGATCCAACCATTCTTTTGCACGTGGAAGAAGGCGTTCCCATCGAAAAAGCGGTGACCGTCATGGATATAGCCTACAGAAATAAATTCAAAATTGTTTTGGCTGTAAGCCCAAAATAA
- a CDS encoding MotA/TolQ/ExbB proton channel family protein has product MMPFLQIDSTAVATQAAEQLSQKPELSVMDIVFSGGIAGQTIMAAIFIMLFFAIYLYFERLMAINAASKIDSNFMNNIKLNIMKGKIDAAKMLCAQTNSPVARLIEKGISRIGKPLSDIHTAIENAGKLEIYKLEKNVSMLATISGAGPMTGFLGTVVGMVIAFHKMAESGNSKIEMSTLSEGIYTAMMTTVVGLIVGIIAYVGYNHLVTKTDKIVNQMEANVVEFLDLLNEPT; this is encoded by the coding sequence ATGATGCCTTTTCTCCAAATTGATTCAACAGCCGTGGCAACACAAGCCGCAGAGCAACTCTCCCAAAAACCCGAATTATCCGTAATGGATATTGTTTTTAGCGGCGGAATTGCCGGACAAACCATAATGGCCGCCATTTTCATAATGTTGTTTTTTGCCATTTATCTCTATTTCGAAAGACTTATGGCCATTAATGCCGCTTCAAAAATCGATTCCAATTTTATGAACAACATCAAACTGAACATCATGAAAGGCAAAATTGATGCGGCAAAAATGCTTTGTGCCCAAACCAATTCACCCGTGGCTCGATTGATAGAAAAAGGAATTTCGAGAATAGGAAAACCCCTGTCCGACATTCACACAGCCATTGAAAATGCCGGAAAGCTCGAAATCTACAAACTCGAAAAAAACGTCAGCATGCTGGCAACCATTTCCGGTGCAGGCCCCATGACCGGATTTTTGGGAACCGTTGTCGGAATGGTTATTGCCTTTCATAAAATGGCCGAAAGTGGCAACAGCAAAATAGAAATGAGCACGCTATCCGAAGGAATTTATACCGCCATGATGACTACCGTTGTTGGTTTAATCGTGGGAATCATTGCTTATGTGGGTTACAACCACCTGGTTACCAAAACCGACAAGATTGTAAACCAAATGGAAGCCAATGTGGTTGAATTTCTTGATTTGTTAAACGAACCAACCTAA
- the nhaA gene encoding Na+/H+ antiporter NhaA, which translates to MKQQKRTISTTLFKEFFDSEKAGGLILIGCTLISLLLANSVFSIEYQHFWHTNFAGESIEYWINDGLMVIFFLLIGLELEREVYQGELSNIKNALLPIFGAIGGMLIPAALYLFFNFGTNTQSGAGIPMATDIAFALGILSLLGKRVPTSLKIFLTALAVIDDLGAILIIAVFYTKTLFWNNLLAALGVFVILLILNRLKVKNLIPYLIGGVVMWYFMLNSGVHATITGVLLAFAIPFGDGSKKSISIVLQHFLHKPVAFIILPIFALANTAIILSSNMGEILTEHYSIGIALGLIVGKPLGIFALSFLAVKSGICKLPSDLNWKSIFGVGFLGGIGFTMSIFVTLLAFDDTTIINNAKFIILISSLTAGIIGFLSLKLTLKMKR; encoded by the coding sequence ATGAAACAACAAAAACGAACAATTTCCACCACGCTTTTTAAAGAATTTTTCGACAGCGAAAAAGCGGGAGGACTCATACTTATCGGTTGTACACTGATTTCGCTACTATTGGCCAATTCGGTTTTCAGTATCGAATACCAACATTTTTGGCACACCAATTTTGCTGGAGAATCCATAGAATACTGGATCAATGACGGACTTATGGTCATCTTCTTTTTGCTGATTGGACTCGAATTGGAACGAGAAGTGTATCAAGGAGAACTATCCAATATTAAAAATGCGCTATTACCCATTTTTGGGGCAATTGGCGGAATGTTGATTCCTGCAGCCTTGTATTTATTTTTCAATTTTGGTACCAACACCCAATCTGGAGCGGGGATTCCGATGGCTACCGACATTGCATTTGCGCTTGGAATTTTATCGTTATTAGGAAAAAGAGTCCCTACTTCCTTAAAAATATTCTTGACTGCATTGGCTGTCATAGACGACTTGGGTGCGATTTTAATAATTGCCGTTTTTTACACAAAAACATTATTTTGGAACAATCTATTGGCCGCTTTGGGAGTTTTTGTCATACTGCTAATCCTGAACCGTTTGAAAGTAAAAAACTTGATTCCCTACTTAATTGGAGGCGTCGTGATGTGGTATTTTATGCTCAATTCAGGCGTTCACGCCACTATTACGGGAGTTTTATTGGCGTTTGCCATCCCTTTTGGAGACGGAAGCAAAAAATCAATATCCATCGTTTTACAACATTTTTTACATAAACCAGTTGCTTTCATCATACTTCCCATTTTTGCATTGGCCAATACGGCAATCATTTTGAGTTCGAACATGGGCGAAATCCTTACCGAACATTACAGCATCGGAATAGCCTTGGGACTCATCGTGGGAAAACCTCTCGGGATTTTCGCATTGAGTTTCTTGGCGGTAAAATCTGGAATTTGCAAACTCCCAAGCGATTTGAATTGGAAATCAATATTTGGAGTTGGCTTTTTGGGAGGAATTGGTTTCACGATGTCCATCTTTGTCACTTTGCTGGCTTTTGACGACACCACCATTATCAACAACGCAAAATTCATCATTCTGATTTCATCCTTGACAGCGGGAATAATTGGATTTTTGAGTTTAAAATTGACCCTAAAAATGAAGCGTTAG
- a CDS encoding anhydro-N-acetylmuramic acid kinase, producing MKKNNYNVIGVMSGTSLDGVDLSHIKFRLENDKWFFEIMESETIGYSQSWINQLKSAVDYSEMELEKLNQEYTKLLASIISTFIEKHKIENLDAVCSHGHTILHQPQNGFTLQIGNLPEISSLIHQTVVCDFRIQDVQLGGQGAPLVPIGDRILFSEYDYCINLGGFSNVSFEQNGQRIAFDISPVNTVLNYYANQLGLNYDDKGEISRTGKINADLLNQLNALDFYRQKFPKSLGFEFVKQVILPLIESFEIPIENKLCTFTEHVAFQTALALPNKKGRILITGGGAYNDFLIERIDYYLPEIEIVIPSAKILEFKEALIFALLGILKLRDEINVLSSVTGAKTDHSSGIIYS from the coding sequence ATGAAAAAAAACAACTACAACGTTATTGGAGTTATGTCAGGAACCTCGCTTGATGGCGTAGATTTATCCCATATTAAATTCCGTTTGGAAAACGACAAATGGTTTTTTGAAATTATGGAAAGCGAAACCATCGGCTACAGCCAAAGTTGGATTAACCAATTAAAATCGGCGGTCGATTATTCTGAAATGGAACTTGAAAAGTTAAACCAAGAATACACAAAACTTCTCGCTTCGATCATTTCCACTTTTATCGAAAAGCATAAAATTGAAAACCTTGATGCAGTTTGTTCTCACGGTCATACTATTTTGCACCAACCCCAAAATGGATTTACGTTGCAAATAGGCAACTTGCCCGAAATTTCTAGCTTGATTCATCAAACCGTGGTTTGTGATTTCAGGATCCAGGATGTACAACTGGGAGGTCAAGGAGCTCCTTTGGTTCCAATTGGTGACCGAATTTTGTTTTCGGAATACGATTATTGCATCAATTTGGGCGGGTTTTCGAATGTTTCTTTTGAACAAAACGGTCAACGCATTGCTTTCGATATTTCGCCGGTAAACACGGTTTTGAATTATTATGCCAATCAATTGGGATTGAATTATGACGACAAAGGCGAAATTTCCAGAACGGGCAAAATCAATGCCGATTTGTTGAACCAATTAAACGCCTTGGATTTTTACCGACAAAAATTCCCTAAATCATTGGGTTTTGAATTTGTAAAACAAGTCATTTTACCCCTAATCGAAAGTTTCGAAATTCCCATTGAAAATAAATTATGTACCTTTACCGAGCATGTTGCCTTTCAAACTGCACTGGCTTTACCTAATAAAAAAGGACGCATTTTGATAACGGGAGGTGGTGCATACAATGATTTTCTCATCGAACGTATTGACTATTATTTACCAGAAATAGAAATCGTGATTCCATCCGCCAAAATTCTAGAATTCAAGGAAGCCTTAATTTTTGCCTTATTGGGAATTCTGAAATTAAGAGATGAAATCAATGTTTTGAGCAGCGTAACGGGAGCAAAAACAGATCACAGTTCAGGAATTATTTATTCTTGA
- a CDS encoding acyl-CoA dehydrogenase family protein: MDFSLNEEQLMVQQAARDFAQNELLPGVIERDEKGIFPAEQVKKMGELGFMGMMVDPKYGGSGLDTISYVLAMEEISKVDASAAVVMSVNNSLVCWGLQAFGTKEQKQQWLPLLASGQIHGAFCLSEPEAGSDATSQKTTAIDMGDYYLVNGTKNWITNGNTASFYIIIAQTDVEKKSKGINALIMTKDMPGFSIGPKEHKMGIRGSDTHSLQFNDVKVSKENRIGEEGFGFKFAMKTLAGGRIGIASQALGIASGAYELALKYSKERKSFGTEICNHQAIAFKLADMALNIEAARHLCLKAAWDKDNHHNYDISGAMAKLFASQTAMDTTVEAVQIHGGNGYVREYHVERMMRDAKITQIYEGTSEIQKIVISRSIIAG, translated from the coding sequence ATGGATTTTAGTCTAAACGAAGAACAATTAATGGTACAACAAGCCGCCAGGGATTTTGCCCAAAACGAGCTTTTGCCTGGTGTAATTGAAAGAGATGAAAAGGGAATTTTTCCGGCCGAGCAAGTCAAAAAAATGGGCGAGCTTGGATTTATGGGAATGATGGTGGATCCAAAATACGGCGGAAGCGGACTCGACACGATTTCGTATGTGTTGGCAATGGAAGAAATTTCCAAAGTTGATGCTTCGGCAGCGGTGGTGATGTCTGTCAATAATTCGCTGGTTTGTTGGGGTTTGCAGGCTTTTGGGACCAAAGAACAAAAACAACAATGGTTGCCGCTTTTGGCTTCGGGCCAAATTCACGGCGCCTTTTGTTTGAGCGAACCCGAAGCGGGAAGTGATGCGACTTCACAAAAGACAACTGCCATTGATATGGGAGATTATTATTTGGTAAACGGAACAAAAAACTGGATTACCAATGGAAATACGGCTTCGTTTTATATTATTATTGCCCAAACCGATGTCGAGAAAAAAAGCAAAGGAATCAACGCCTTGATTATGACTAAGGATATGCCGGGTTTTTCCATTGGCCCCAAAGAACATAAAATGGGGATTCGTGGCTCTGATACGCATTCGTTGCAATTTAACGATGTAAAAGTGTCTAAAGAAAACAGGATTGGAGAGGAAGGTTTTGGATTTAAATTTGCGATGAAAACCTTGGCAGGCGGAAGAATTGGAATTGCTTCTCAGGCTTTGGGAATCGCTTCTGGAGCTTACGAATTGGCATTGAAATATTCGAAAGAGCGAAAATCCTTTGGTACGGAAATTTGCAATCATCAAGCCATTGCTTTCAAACTTGCCGATATGGCCTTGAATATCGAAGCAGCTCGTCATCTCTGTTTAAAAGCGGCTTGGGACAAAGACAATCATCATAATTACGATATTAGTGGTGCAATGGCTAAACTTTTTGCATCACAGACAGCTATGGATACCACTGTAGAGGCAGTGCAAATTCATGGCGGAAACGGTTATGTCCGTGAATATCACGTGGAGCGAATGATGCGCGATGCCAAAATTACCCAAATCTACGAAGGTACTTCCGAAATTCAGAAAATCGTGATTTCCAGGAGTATTATTGCGGGATAA
- a CDS encoding SDR family NAD(P)-dependent oxidoreductase produces MKNIIITGTSRGIGYELALQFANAGHNVLAISRKTPQALIENSNISCLSIDLSDENEMQKVENFLSHSWKKVDIVIHNAGSLLLKPFSETTQEDFENIYKVNVFGVANLTRVCLPYLQKGSHVVTISSMGGIQGSLKFAGLAAYSSSKGAVITLSELLAEEYKERGISFNVLALGAVQTEMLQEAFPGYEAPITANEMAHYIFDFALTGNKYYNGKVLQVSSTNP; encoded by the coding sequence ATGAAAAACATCATCATCACGGGAACTTCCAGAGGAATTGGTTACGAACTGGCGCTTCAGTTTGCCAATGCCGGTCACAATGTATTGGCCATCTCCAGAAAAACGCCTCAAGCCCTTATCGAAAACTCAAATATCAGTTGTCTTTCCATCGATTTATCGGATGAAAACGAAATGCAGAAAGTGGAAAATTTTCTTTCCCATTCTTGGAAAAAAGTGGATATAGTTATCCACAACGCAGGAAGTCTATTGTTGAAACCTTTTTCGGAAACCACTCAAGAAGATTTTGAAAACATATATAAAGTGAACGTTTTTGGTGTGGCCAATTTGACTCGGGTTTGCTTGCCCTATTTGCAAAAAGGCAGCCACGTGGTTACCATAAGTTCGATGGGAGGAATACAAGGAAGCTTGAAATTCGCGGGATTGGCAGCCTACAGTTCCAGCAAAGGAGCGGTTATTACCTTGTCAGAATTATTGGCAGAAGAATACAAGGAAAGAGGAATTTCGTTCAATGTTTTGGCTCTTGGCGCCGTCCAGACCGAAATGCTGCAAGAAGCATTTCCGGGTTATGAAGCACCGATTACCGCTAACGAAATGGCCCATTATATTTTCGATTTTGCCTTGACCGGAAACAAATATTACAACGGAAAAGTGCTGCAGGTTTCATCGACGAATCCGTAG
- a CDS encoding SprT-like domain-containing protein translates to MSDTLAKYIPEHAVKPVFELIVVNQVHLKIVNERVTRHGDYRKGPSGKHEITVNASLNKYKFLITLVHEISHLVAFEKFGRNIKPHGNEWKYSFQRLMIPFIRPEIFPGHLLPLLARHFKNPTASSDTDATLTLALKQFDVQNDKNYIFEIPYDSIFRIHNGKIFKKGVLRTKRYECVEVSSGRTYLFNPNAEVELLPS, encoded by the coding sequence ATGAGTGATACGCTTGCGAAATACATCCCAGAACACGCCGTAAAACCAGTTTTTGAACTGATTGTAGTCAATCAAGTTCATCTCAAAATTGTGAATGAACGCGTGACCCGTCATGGTGATTATCGAAAAGGACCAAGTGGAAAACATGAAATCACGGTAAACGCCAGCTTGAACAAATACAAGTTTTTGATTACGCTGGTTCACGAAATTTCGCATTTGGTGGCGTTCGAAAAATTTGGTCGCAACATTAAACCTCATGGGAATGAATGGAAATATTCTTTTCAACGGTTGATGATTCCCTTTATTCGTCCAGAGATTTTTCCCGGTCATTTGTTGCCTTTGTTGGCCAGACACTTCAAAAACCCCACGGCCAGCAGCGATACCGATGCGACTTTGACATTGGCACTCAAACAGTTTGACGTTCAAAACGATAAGAATTATATTTTCGAAATTCCTTACGACAGTATTTTCAGGATTCACAACGGCAAGATTTTCAAGAAAGGAGTTTTAAGAACCAAACGTTATGAATGTGTTGAGGTAAGTTCAGGAAGAACCTATCTTTTTAATCCCAATGCAGAGGTGGAATTGTTGCCGAGTTGA